The genomic interval ttttcatcagatttattttataCTGGAGCCACTCATACAACGttgctacattatttttatcaGGCAGATTCCTCTTATATTTGATTAacttttttgtacatagtcGCTTGCCCTTGATTTGTAGTTCTACTCCAGAGTAGGCTAGCTCTTGGATGACGTGAAGTTAGCACCACACAGCGCATGCCGCTGGTTTATGGCAGAAACCCAACAGTGGGCGGCTCCACACGAACGGATCTGCTGGGAATCTGGCATGGGCGGGACAAAAATAGCGAATTGGCAACGACGAAGTGGAGACGCACCAGTCaggaagaaagaggaaaaagtaGCAGGACTTTCCACAATGGCAGGTTTGTGAAACTAGTAACCTTATTTGGTATCTAAACTGGCTTAAAGAACACATTGGCTACATTTTGTAACATATACAAAGATATCGTAGCCAGCAGGCTTTATAAATGTCACGAATACCTGTTGCTGGATGACCTTCTGTTGTCAACCAGCTGCTTAGCTAGCAGGGTATTGTACGAccattttgcaaataaaatcaCGCAAATTTGTTATGTTGTCCCTTAAATTCTTACTAGTTGTGAAGCTGTTTTTCGTCGTTGAAAGTCAATGCATGCCACTCATAGCTAGGTAACCGTTCACTATTCTTGCAGGCTAAATCAATGGAGATAGGCCTATTTTaaggaatataaataaataaataccggCTGTCCATTTGCCGGCAAGCGTCAAACTTATGGACAGTTAATtagcaaatgaataatatattgaCAGAGTTAACTTGAGTAGAGGATAAATTAGACGCATTggtattataataattaattatagtTCCCGGAAATAATCCAGTGATATCCCTGTTCccaatcattattttattatcagcCAGTCCATATAAAAGGGGTTTCCTTTACCTTCTCACGTAAGTTACATGTGATTCATTTCTACATAAATTTGTTTAATGTAGACGTTGACATTTGGTATCATGTGGTAAcgtaagcaaaaacaaaaaagtttttgctTACTTTCAGGTGCTGCactaaaattagttttttatttgcaaCCTTATTTGGTGTTTTTTGTGTCGTAGTGTGTAGGCTACATAGTGTCGAAATGAATTTATGAGTTTTATAGCCTAATCTTGCAAATGtgtatgcattattttaataataaaagcaattcatgtgtctgtgtgatgtagGTGCCAGAATTGTAGGTTTAGGCAGACTTGGCAAATAGGAGACATGATGAGAGTATGGTTGTGGAGAACATAATTATTATGTTAAAATGTGATTAGTCTGTCAAATTGTGGAAAGCAGGCTACTGGTTTGGACACTTTCCAGAGAGTTTGGAATGTTCAGTGGCATCTTTCCTTATGGACCAAGCCCTGTTGTTTAGCATTAAAATCCCAAGGGAGACATGCATTCTGGATTCCTTTTGGGTAATCCttgcagttctgtttttttaacttaatttctttgtttaatatttttatgtatgaaGGAATAGCTTTGTGGTTTGAACATCCAACTGGTGGCAACAGGATTTTCATTGTGATGTAACCATTGTTCAGTGAGTTTGTActgtcaaaaatatataatatcagTCACATAGATGTGCTGTTAGTTGCAGTGATGGTTCTGAGCACCAGGATATGTGAGTGCTGAtcagaaattttttttgtatccCACTCACTGACTTCCTAATGCCACTTGTAGAAAGTATGGCTTCTTTTGCAGTAAAAATCATTCATTATTTCTTTCAGGTCCtattctaaaatataaaaatgctattttggaGTAATGGAAGCTGCGAATACATGTAGGTGAAACCTGGTACACTATTTTTCCTTacaattttttgttcttttattaaCAGATAGCTACTATGACCAGCTGTTAAAAGACTCTGAGTTCCTTGCAACTAATCAACGACTGGACACCGAATTGCTGGATAAGCTTGTTTTGCAGCTCAACCGAATTTATCCTCAGATACTGAATGACAAAGAGGCTCACAGAGTGAGTGCAGTCTCCCAGGTCTGTTGGTGGAAACCATGTAAGGCTTTGAACGGACTAAGGGGCCCCTGTACTTAAAGATACAAGAGGCAATTTCCcctgtttattttctgcaggtaTAAAGTAAAGGCTGTAAGAAAGTAAACAGCTTTTTATTCCATTAAAACAGGAAATCACAAGATGTGTATATGCAATAAATATGtgcaacaaatatttttttttataattttatgcCTGTACACACTTTTCCTCACAGAAATAGCTAAAACACTTAgagaagttttttgtttttactgtgctgTTACCTGAGTGAATAGATTTATGCTGACAATAGCTGACCATGTCTGTCGGCTACAGTTCCGGAACCTCAGTGTGCCTACAAGCATCCGATTGGCTGAGCTCCTGGCCCACCTTAAGGTGAAAGGGGAGGAGGCGTGCCATGAGTTCTACAGAGCACTGCACATCCATGCTGAGGATGTGTACTTCAGCCTGCCCACCCGTGTAAGCCGCAGGGGTAAGGACCTCCCTTGGCATGCGTGAAAGTCATAAGCACGTTTGCTTTTAGTGCCTTTTCAAAGTGTCCAGCCTATTTTTAATCATATCTATCCTGGTTTGGGGACACCTGTGTTTcccaagagagaaaaaattaaTCCTACCTACATCTTTAAGGAAACTTTGTTTTGTTGGACCCCTACAAATAAGACTTGAATCAGGATTTGACTGAGAAAAGTTTTGACTGTGGGTAAATTGCCCTAAATGTGACATTGTTTTCCGAGGAGCATTTGATAGCAGGGAATCTCATTTGTGAGGTCTATCGTTCAGGCACGTTCCAGCTGTAGTCCTTTAGTTATTTTTCTATGAAAACCCTCACTCCCACAAGGGACTAATAAGGTGATTATCTATATTAAATCTCAGCAAGCTTTAAAGCAAGTTAAACCATCTGTCTGCTGaggctcttttttattttactgtagagtgttatttaaatatctggCGGTACAACAGAACTGCCTGTCTGGTTGAAGGCTGGTTTCTTAATTGTATATTTGAGTTAACTATGTGCTTGCCTGCCCTAATTCTCTGCTATTGGCTGTATGTTTTACAGAGAAACTCAAAATGTATTGCTTTTATTCCTAGAAACGACAGATCCTGCAAGGACTAACCCTGCTGTTGACCTCGGGGAGagatttgttcttaatgacaggggtaaataaaacaatacaaatccTAATGCACGGTAGACTTCTCAGTGTTTGCTCAATTCTGAAGAGTTTATGAGACCAATAGGGGTCAAATGTACTCTTTGACTCTATAAAGTACTCTACGAAATAGAATGTAGCTCtgaatattttgctgtgtgatCTTCATGAGtgcaatgctgttttttgtctttctaTAAATCTTTTGGGCCTGACATATATGATATGTATGATAATTAAATATTCTAGAAGAAGCACTTTTAAGCGATGCATGTTTACAGCCAGTTATCTGTAAGAGCCTACTTTATGTCCAGGTCCTATGTCATTTTCCTTATGGATCTCTGCAAAGGGAATTCCACTTCTCCATACCACAGATGCATAATTATTTTAGGTTGATAACTGTGTAATCCAATGACCATTGGGGATTCAAATCTTTTTCGGGCTGCTTCAAACTGCTTCAAAGCCCCCACTAAAAAATATGAGATAGGACAGTGCCTTATCTCTGTAAGGGTCTCATTACGCAGTAGGTTTCACATTTACTGTCGGTTGACTGCAGATGCATCCACATGATTGCACTGCATTCTTTGGAAGTCGTACTCCAGTTAATATAGACTTAAGTACAGTACATGCAGCCTATGAACAAATGGGTCAATCGAAAATCCCctgaattatgaaaaatgtctgTAACGTTGCTAGCCTTTAGTCTGCTTTGGTCTTTATGCATGTGCCTTTGAGCCTGTTGTGAAGCTCTTTCTGGCCCACAGGTCCCTGGTTCTTCGTGGGCTGTTTGAGTGTGGCGGTGGGGCTGGCAGTCCTCTATTACTGTGGTGGTGAGTTCATGGGCCTTGCCTTTTACGGCCTGTTTTCATACCGGCCTGTCAATAAATCCCATTTAACCTGACGGAGTGCCCCTCACAATGTGATTAGCACAGAGTGCTTAGCGGAGCACAACACCGTGAAGCGCTCGCAAGAAATTAAAACACAGTTGTTGTTTCGGTGTAATTGTGCATCGTTAAAACCGACTGCCTTTGTGGCGTAGGAGAGTACATTCCCCACTTTAAGCGTCATTAAGTTTCTCATGCTGAGGAAGCTTGTGGCTTCTGAAATGAAGAGACGGCACATCCTGTGTGGGTTATGCTCACAGCAGTTATTGCAAACAGTGATGCGAAAGCTAAGACAGCGTGGTAGCTTATCGCAGGCTTTTGTTGTCTCTGCATGTAAGGAGGCCATTTGCAGCGTTTGCTTTGAGTCCTCATGTTTCACGTGTTAAATGTGAGCTGCAGGAGTTTCCATTGCACTGAACTGCCCATCTTGTGCTCTGCAGACAGCAAGGTGTTCGGTGATCCCCGGAGAGTGCTGGGGTTCACTGCTCTGGGGCTCGGCAGGCAGGCCAAAGAGGTGCTCATATCATATACAGAtgacacaaacaggaagctgtAGGCTTCATGGCCACCAAAGGAACTGTGCCATTGTCAGGGATACCTGTGATAACTACATTTTGCCATATCAAAGAATGGGCATGAAGGGCACCTGAGGTTCccttttaatgtgtgtgcatatattgcATATAATAACTTCTTATAATCCCTGgagttttaaaaagcaaatgaattgtaagatttgtattttaaatatgggaggtttcatattattttattaatactgaatatggttttatatttgaatatttaaatatttctactTGGTATTAGGTAAGCATGGTGCTACAGTACTCTTCATAAGAGTGAAAAATGTGCCTGTTCAAAAATGTGCCtattatatactatatatgtaATTCTCTGTACATCAGGGGCTGCACTAAAAtcagttctttaaaaatgttttaagaaaagtttaaaatggggggactgcTAAAGTTAGCTGTAAGGCTAAGCTATGGAACACCTTGAAAAAATTCATTTGGcaaattcatttcattatttttctatttagtGCTAAGCAGCATGTACGCTAATGGCTTGAGCTTACATACAGGGCCTCTGATTGGTAGATGAATTTTGCATGTAATCTGTACTGTTACGCTGATTGATTCTGATCTCTTATACAGTCATCATTACCATGTTAGTGTCTCAGAATGCTGAGACTCTAATGTGTACTGCAATCTCTTTGTGATGTTGGTTGGTCAGTTGTGGCCTGTCTTGAAATTAAAgggacatttgcatttgtgtgtggctgaatgtataaaaattagTTTCCATATTTATTAAAGTCGGAAACAGTTATCAATATCTAAATAAGATTTAGTGTTCAGCTGAGTGGATGTACATATATGAGCCcagatgtgtgtgttaatggtaTGCAGTGAATGAGAGCTTTTTAATTCCCCACTTGTACTTAAAGCCAGATGACAACTCATTATAAAACAACTGTGGGATAATTTAATTGCATCCACTAATGTAGAATTATCCTGGGGTTCCTAACAGGTATAACCCTCCTTACCTTAATTGTATGCGTCTTGCGGTTTCGCCTTATCTTCTCCACTGCCTTTGCAGAAAAATGGAAGcttaataaaaagaaacatcttTAGAGTCTGTTCCATCTTCCCAAACAAATTCATGATGCGACTTGACAAGTCTACTCTACTCAGACATTTAGAAAAGCATACTAATATGTAGGATGTTTGAAATCTCACCTTAAGCTTTAGGCACTTGTAATCTACTCctgacaaattaatttgtaatgtTAAAGCTTCTGTGGTAGTATCTTTGCATagcaagaaaaaaatttaattagtataaacttttaattttttaactTATCAGGTTCACTCTCTGTCTCGTTGGAAATTATGGGTGAAATGTATAatgaagataaaaaaacaaaaaaaggtttggcTGTGTTAGAAATGCATGGCACAGCTCGTTAGTCATAACTGTGTACCTCTAATGAGACCACCAGCACAGGGCACTGCTCCTGGCTTACTGACTGATGGCAAATAGCCATcataattgaatgaaataagaaatatcaacattttattcatatgaAACAACATCCCTAATCAAAGGAAAATGCATGTTTCCTTGCCTAATCTCTATGGTGATTGTATGTAGTTCTGACTAAGATGCTAAATATACTGAGCCAAAAACAATCATGCAGACCAGAAAAAgaccagattttattttaaaatgatactaTTTTCCTTTAAACAGCCAACAAGCTACATTAAgctattcaaatattttgatttgGTCAATTacttaaaaaacagaacaacacaaaaaagacagtatttccacatttttacatGATATATTCAAGAAAACACCATGGAAATATATTGGCATATTAGTCACTAATACCCATGAAATTGACTTACTGTATGCCTCTGTTTAAAACACATTCTAGCAGTGCTTGTGTTGGAATATCTACACAGTAAACAGctagaagaaaaacatttatagaAGAGAATGAAGcaatcattcattaaaaatttacAGTCAATTTGTTCCATTCTGCACACATTTAAATCCATTAGGCAAAAGTGCCTTGGAAATTTGATACACAAAATGTCCCTGGTATGTAGGAAGCCACAcacattatgaaatgttttgttacTTGAATGTCATCAATATATCTGTAGTGAAAGGTGTGTATGTTTTACTATTTTGAATGTAATCAATAAATGATTATACAACATGCTCGTcctttgaaaaatgtgtcttgTCTGTCTTTGAATGATAGAAGCATTGGAAGTGTAGTATTTCAACACAGACTACGCAGTTCACTACATTAAAAacatctgaataaataaaccaacaacAGCAATCGGTTTTTATTACTATGTCTCATATGAGCAAAGATTCCTGATTAGGACAGTGAGCTTGTCCTACACGGGAAACATCACGAGTCACATCTTTTCAGATTTACAGTTATTGCATAGTTATAATGATATGGAAGGCAAATGCAAAGAAACCACTAATCAGTCCTACCTCACTGAAGATGTACATTATTGCACCCTACTAGTGACATGGTTAATACTGGTTGAATGATCCCAGGGTAGGCACTAGAGGGCGCTCTTCATCCAGCCAGGTGGGTTTTGTACGCCTCAGTTTTTACTGAATGGCAGGAGGGTGAGTTGCTGATAGAAAACGAGTGCTTCCCTTTGGTGGAGGGTCCAGTGTGTCTCCTCTTGTACTGACTGTGGCACAGGCTGCAGAGAATTCTTCAGTCCTGTCTTCCAAAGAGCAGTTCTATTCTTAGTAGCAAAGAGTATTTTCACTGTGGTTCAGTAACATCAGAACTGTACTTGGAAGTTGGATGTAGGGAGAAAAATCACAGCATTGTGGCAGAAGCTTTAGGCCTGATGATTAATAACACTGTATGTGTAGTTTGCATTCTGATGCATGTCTGCTGTAGTTGCTCTGTAACAAGTCCCACTGCAATGATGTTGCATTGCACCTCTGTGCAGGGGGCATTCCATAGTAAATATACCCTCTAATCTCTGTAGCATGccttatatactgtacatattgcatttattaaaaattgaaaaatgctttGCAGATAAGGCAGTTTGTTTATGATAAGTCTCTGCCTTTGTCAGTaacttaaaaatatgtattttatacttCCTTCCTCTTAATTCAAATTTGGAATGCCATATTCATCATCAGTTCTCATTGCAGCAGTATACAAgccaggctcacacagacatgatttagaggaagacacttcaagCCTCTCAACAGGCAGACCACAAGTGTCTGACCTACCAGTGGAGGTCGCTAGTGCACAATGAGATGCTGTCATCCTCAGACTAATGCAACACTCCCTTCCCTGGGTGGTGGTAGCACCAATTTCAAGTTGCCCTGTCAGCACGGACATGATCTGGATTCTAAACCAGACTGTGTGGCTGGCAATGTTGTTCTTTGGCTtagctatgaataactgtacaaaatgagtattgtaccttatcgaatctgcgtttttgtagttgttccaatgacctttggcattcagttgctttggataaaagcatctgccaaaaaaatgtaatgttgtattTGAATCTGTACATGGAATGCCCTGGAACCTGCAGCAAATCAAATACTTTCAAGAtttctacattttgttttcttccccaATTTGCAATGCCCAAAACTGTAATTGTGAACCTCTCCCTTGACTCCATTAACTGTGGAGGACACACACTTGGATGCATGTCCTTTGAAATGAGTGCAGTGAGCTGGTAGTTATTTTTAGTCTGCAGCTGGGACACCAGTCCGCAACTGTtactggcacagtcaggatcTGCCCTGGACTGTATGATATGAACCCGTTCTTACAATATCTGATGAGGTATATAGCATTTTCATACAGCCTCTTCAAACAAACTCTTAGTAAATGTATGCTTATGGCATCAAAGCCTGTGTAAAGGAACCCCCGTATA from Anguilla rostrata isolate EN2019 chromosome 11, ASM1855537v3, whole genome shotgun sequence carries:
- the LOC135234110 gene encoding caspase recruitment domain-containing protein 19-like, encoding MAETQQWAAPHERICWESGMGGTKIANWQRRSGDAPVRKKEEKVAGLSTMADSYYDQLLKDSEFLATNQRLDTELLDKLVLQLNRIYPQILNDKEAHRFRNLSVPTSIRLAELLAHLKVKGEEACHEFYRALHIHAEDVYFSLPTRVSRRETTDPARTNPAVDLGERFVLNDRGPWFFVGCLSVAVGLAVLYYCGDSKVFGDPRRVLGFTALGLGRQAKEVLISYTDDTNRKL